The Fortiea contorta PCC 7126 genome has a segment encoding these proteins:
- the menA gene encoding 2-carboxy-1,4-naphthoquinone phytyltransferase has product MTTKQITYPQTKLWLAAIKPPMYSVAIMPIWVGTAVAFTQTKIFHQAIFFTFLGAAILILAWENITNDVFDSATGIDQNKHHSLVNLTGNKQLIFWLGNLCLGLGLLGIMAIAFWQQDLTVIGIILLCCVLGYAYQGPPFRLGYQGLGEILCFFAFGPLAVSAAYYSQTKTWSTTNLLAAAIVGIVTSLILFCSHFHQVKDDIAAGKRSPVVRLGTAKAAQVLTWFTGSIYPLTLIFVLSGVFPVWTLLTWLSLPFAFKLCRHVQENHHLPDKVNNCKFIAVAVHFWSCLLLGVGFIL; this is encoded by the coding sequence ATGACCACTAAACAAATTACATATCCCCAGACAAAGCTATGGCTAGCAGCGATTAAACCACCGATGTACAGCGTTGCTATTATGCCTATTTGGGTAGGAACAGCGGTAGCATTTACACAAACAAAAATTTTTCATCAAGCAATATTTTTTACTTTTCTAGGGGCAGCAATTTTAATTTTGGCGTGGGAAAATATCACCAATGATGTTTTTGATTCAGCTACGGGAATTGATCAAAATAAACATCATTCCTTAGTGAACTTAACTGGCAATAAGCAGTTAATATTTTGGCTAGGAAATTTGTGTTTAGGTTTGGGTTTGCTGGGAATAATGGCGATCGCCTTTTGGCAGCAAGACCTAACTGTAATTGGTATAATTCTGCTCTGCTGTGTTTTGGGTTACGCTTACCAAGGGCCTCCCTTTCGTTTAGGATACCAGGGTTTAGGGGAGATTCTTTGCTTTTTTGCTTTTGGGCCGTTGGCAGTATCAGCAGCTTACTATAGTCAAACAAAAACTTGGTCAACAACAAATTTATTAGCTGCAGCGATTGTTGGCATTGTCACCAGTTTAATTCTGTTTTGCTCACACTTTCACCAAGTTAAGGATGACATAGCTGCAGGTAAGCGATCGCCTGTTGTCCGTCTAGGAACAGCAAAAGCTGCTCAAGTTCTCACTTGGTTTACTGGTAGCATTTATCCTCTAACGTTGATATTTGTACTATCGGGCGTCTTTCCTGTGTGGACTTTATTAACTTGGTTAAGTCTACCCTTTGCCTTCAAATTATGTCGCCACGTGCAAGAAAATCATCATCTACCAGACAAAGTTAATAATTGTAAATTTATCGCTGTCGCCGTACATTTTTGGAGTTGTTTATTGTTGGGTGTAGGATTTATTCTTTAG
- a CDS encoding isochorismate synthase, whose product MTVSPCRTNFFVGHKDLSQFLLAVQANCLKNNCRQIVSIALEIDLVDPLVVLEHLSQANEINFYFENKGKGEAIAAIDAVAKLQVDGEERFAQAEYFIKNCLQNIINFGDSNLPFSGPHFFCYFSFFDQNSQIDYPFPSANIFLPRWQITLKNHRCILVNNIIINASANIARIVQNLSNKLEIIHSLEYAAPSLHCLPNKLSKKSVTHPAKFKRSVSSALKNIQSQHLNKVVLADALDVKSSVPFNLFNLLNNLRQIHPNCYIFSTSNGKGQNFLGASPERLISIDQQQLITDALAGSAPRGKTPAEDAANANSLLNSEKERHEHSLVIEFITQRLSQLGLLPQILPPRLRQLSNIQHLWTPINAIVPPHIHPLKIVAQLHPTPAVAGAAREIACAEIRRYENFERGLYAAPLGWVDSQGNCEFIVGIRSALIDGDRARLYAGAGIVAGSDPEKEFAEVQLKLQALLKALIYQ is encoded by the coding sequence ATGACAGTTTCACCATGTCGCACTAACTTCTTTGTCGGACACAAAGACCTATCCCAATTCCTTTTAGCTGTACAAGCAAATTGCCTGAAAAATAATTGTCGGCAAATTGTGAGTATTGCTCTTGAAATTGACTTAGTTGACCCTTTAGTTGTTTTAGAGCACCTAAGTCAAGCAAATGAAATAAATTTTTACTTTGAGAATAAAGGCAAAGGAGAAGCGATCGCCGCGATTGATGCTGTAGCTAAATTACAGGTTGATGGTGAAGAACGTTTTGCTCAAGCTGAGTACTTCATCAAAAATTGTCTACAAAATATTATTAATTTTGGTGATAGCAATTTACCTTTTTCCGGGCCGCACTTTTTCTGTTACTTTAGCTTTTTCGATCAAAATTCCCAAATAGATTATCCCTTTCCTTCGGCGAATATTTTTCTTCCCCGTTGGCAAATCACACTCAAAAATCATCGCTGTATATTAGTCAATAATATAATTATTAATGCCAGCGCCAATATTGCACGTATTGTGCAGAATTTATCTAACAAACTGGAAATTATCCATTCTCTAGAATATGCTGCGCCAAGTCTGCATTGTTTACCCAATAAACTCAGCAAAAAATCAGTTACCCATCCAGCTAAATTTAAACGCTCAGTATCCTCTGCTCTGAAAAATATCCAATCTCAACATCTAAATAAGGTTGTGCTAGCAGATGCTTTAGATGTGAAATCAAGTGTGCCCTTTAACTTATTTAACTTATTAAATAATCTCCGACAAATACATCCTAATTGTTATATATTCTCTACCAGCAACGGTAAAGGACAAAACTTTCTCGGTGCTAGTCCAGAACGCCTAATCAGCATTGATCAACAACAGTTAATCACCGACGCTTTAGCAGGTTCTGCACCAAGAGGAAAAACACCAGCAGAAGATGCGGCTAATGCTAACAGTTTGTTAAATAGTGAAAAAGAAAGACATGAACATTCACTAGTGATTGAATTTATCACCCAACGTCTATCTCAACTAGGTTTATTACCCCAAATATTACCACCACGCTTGCGACAATTATCAAATATCCAACATTTATGGACACCAATTAATGCCATAGTTCCGCCTCATATTCATCCCTTAAAAATAGTCGCACAACTACATCCTACACCTGCGGTAGCGGGAGCAGCTAGAGAAATTGCCTGTGCAGAGATTCGGCGTTATGAAAATTTTGAGAGGGGGTTATATGCTGCACCTTTGGGTTGGGTAGACTCGCAAGGAAACTGCGAGTTTATTGTCGGTATTCGTTCAGCGTTAATTGATGGCGATCGCGCTAGACTTTATGCAGGTGCTGGTATTGTGGCTGGTTCAGATCCAGAAAAAGAATTTGCTGAAGTGCAACTCAAACTGCAGGCTTTACTTAAGGCTTTAATTTACCAATGA
- a CDS encoding o-succinylbenzoate synthase: MSYKFTFRPIARKFLQPLVTSYGNWEKREAIIISLTDEQGRVGWGEIAPISWFGSETLEQALDFCHQLPQTITQEIILAIPDELSACQFGFESALAKLQTEETFISHTLTYSGLLTAGEGVLNQWRGLWKQGYRTFKWKIGVGAIATELDIFHSLMHSLPPTAKLRLDANGGLSCEQTKTWLETCDNHPDKIEFIEQPLPVEQFSQMLVLNECYTTAIALDESVATLKQLTEVYHQGWRGIFVIKPAIIGSPSRLRNFCQQYKIDAVFSSVLETEIGRQAALQLAVELSAPNRAVGFGINHFFVAE, translated from the coding sequence GTGTCATACAAATTTACATTTCGTCCTATCGCTCGCAAATTTCTCCAACCCCTAGTTACCAGTTATGGGAACTGGGAGAAACGGGAAGCTATTATTATCAGTCTCACTGATGAACAAGGAAGGGTGGGGTGGGGAGAAATTGCGCCTATTAGTTGGTTTGGTTCCGAAACTTTAGAACAAGCTTTAGATTTTTGTCATCAGCTTCCTCAAACAATCACACAAGAGATAATTTTAGCGATTCCGGATGAATTAAGCGCTTGTCAATTCGGCTTTGAGTCAGCTTTAGCAAAGTTACAAACTGAGGAAACTTTCATCTCCCATACTTTAACTTATAGCGGCTTGTTAACAGCGGGGGAAGGGGTGTTAAATCAATGGCGAGGGTTATGGAAGCAAGGATATCGCACATTTAAATGGAAAATTGGTGTAGGTGCGATCGCCACAGAATTAGATATATTTCACTCACTGATGCACAGTTTACCACCCACTGCCAAACTGCGATTAGATGCTAATGGTGGACTCAGTTGCGAACAAACCAAAACATGGTTGGAGACGTGCGACAATCACCCCGACAAAATCGAATTTATCGAGCAACCGCTACCAGTTGAGCAATTTTCTCAGATGTTGGTATTAAATGAGTGTTACACAACAGCGATCGCATTGGATGAATCTGTCGCCACTCTCAAACAACTGACAGAAGTTTATCACCAAGGCTGGCGAGGAATTTTTGTGATTAAACCTGCGATTATTGGTTCTCCATCTCGCTTAAGAAATTTTTGTCAACAATATAAAATTGATGCTGTATTTTCCTCTGTCTTGGAAACAGAGATTGGTAGACAAGCAGCGCTGCAATTAGCGGTTGAATTATCTGCACCAAACCGCGCAGTTGGTTTTGGTATCAACCATTTTTTTGTTGCAGAATAG
- a CDS encoding acyl-CoA thioesterase: protein MHFTYNRTIRFADTDAAKVVYFANVLSICHEAYEAALEAFGMNIQQFFGNSSAAFPIVHSRVDFFRPMFCGDKLAVNLIPSRLGVDKFEISYEILVNDVVTAKAITRHVCIDVNSRSKQELTEEMIQWLENNRSDAEISERRRLREEIM from the coding sequence ATGCATTTTACTTATAACCGCACTATCCGCTTTGCTGATACTGATGCTGCTAAGGTAGTTTATTTCGCTAACGTTTTGAGTATTTGCCATGAGGCTTACGAAGCAGCTTTAGAGGCTTTTGGAATGAATATACAACAGTTTTTTGGCAATTCATCTGCGGCTTTTCCGATTGTTCATAGCCGTGTTGATTTCTTTCGACCGATGTTTTGTGGAGATAAGTTAGCAGTAAATTTAATACCTAGCAGGTTGGGTGTAGATAAGTTTGAAATTAGTTACGAAATTTTGGTAAATGATGTAGTAACGGCTAAAGCCATTACTCGACATGTTTGCATAGATGTGAATAGTAGAAGTAAGCAGGAATTAACTGAAGAGATGATTCAATGGTTGGAAAATAACCGCTCCGACGCTGAGATCTCTGAGAGAAGAAGATTAAGAGAAGAAATTATGTGA
- a CDS encoding T3SS effector HopA1 family protein — protein sequence MLNSTINQSLNSLFDIAGNIQIEPNFRIYHPNYQPFALPTKIADRFQQNSPDLQHKYLTLLLRNFLYGIYYNGCLQNILAVNADTTHYTPHQNLEKNSTLGVDGEFYERLHNCNHGTGYFDPRWEVLRREPDGSMAVTKGGLTLYVEPDCHLKPGSKSATVGELISIWMPKNRLQNGCYLAVSNYGHQLQHDPDNDLGAGRIYFNFTAFGAIALMDSLTLELNAAGIPFSFQVLYNPCAYGRYDSGVLYFERHDYPAIHQILQGAYAEHASHFHPEIPLFTKFLAPGLGLAEEPNQKFAAQESFGMNRCQIVANALLEAWKKGKNALDERMKVIDQHFAQHLIDVRYPYLNPGSEDIYYPLK from the coding sequence ATGCTAAATTCTACAATCAATCAATCACTAAATTCTCTGTTTGATATTGCCGGCAATATCCAGATTGAGCCAAATTTTCGGATTTATCATCCTAATTATCAACCCTTTGCACTGCCAACTAAAATAGCAGACAGATTTCAACAAAATTCTCCAGATTTACAGCATAAATATCTGACTTTACTACTGCGAAATTTCCTCTACGGTATTTATTACAACGGTTGCCTACAAAATATTTTGGCAGTAAATGCGGATACCACACATTATACGCCACACCAAAATTTAGAAAAAAATTCTACCTTGGGGGTTGATGGAGAATTTTATGAGCGTCTTCACAACTGCAATCATGGTACAGGTTATTTTGACCCTCGTTGGGAAGTATTGCGACGGGAACCGGACGGGAGTATGGCTGTCACAAAAGGCGGGCTAACGCTGTATGTTGAGCCAGATTGTCATCTAAAACCAGGCTCTAAATCTGCTACAGTCGGTGAGTTGATTTCTATTTGGATGCCCAAAAATCGATTGCAAAACGGCTGTTATTTGGCTGTGAGCAATTATGGACACCAGCTACAACATGACCCAGACAATGATTTGGGCGCGGGACGAATTTATTTTAATTTTACTGCTTTTGGTGCGATCGCTCTCATGGATAGTCTCACCCTGGAACTGAATGCAGCAGGCATCCCCTTTAGCTTCCAGGTATTGTACAACCCTTGTGCCTACGGGCGCTATGACTCAGGGGTACTTTATTTTGAACGACACGACTATCCAGCCATCCATCAAATTCTCCAAGGTGCGTATGCAGAACACGCATCCCATTTCCACCCAGAAATTCCTTTATTTACTAAATTTTTAGCGCCAGGGCTGGGTTTAGCTGAAGAACCAAACCAAAAATTTGCAGCGCAGGAAAGTTTCGGGATGAATCGTTGTCAAATAGTTGCTAACGCTTTATTAGAAGCGTGGAAAAAAGGGAAGAACGCCCTAGATGAACGGATGAAGGTAATTGACCAACACTTTGCACAGCACTTAATTGATGTGCGTTATCCTTACCTCAATCCTGGTTCTGAAGATATCTATTATCCTTTAAAGTAA
- a CDS encoding 2-succinylbenzoate--CoA ligase, which yields MKTPLAYLENLSDRHWLIGGDSSQFQQIAEELYLELRQLSTSRTPPKIILAEREPTRFLASFIAACAANCPVFLCNPDWGIQEWQQVLNLVKPDIILGTINAKLPIDDSPSPIPQTIMIPTGGSSGQIKFAIHTWETLMASVQGFTTYFQLQEVNSFCVLPFYHVSGLMQFMRSFTTDGKLAISPFKTLESGQIPNLEPQEFFLSLVPTQLQRLFQKPELIQWLSEFKTVLLGGAPAWDELLDKARFYRIQLAPTYGMTETASQIATLKPDDFLSGIISAGQILPHAQVTIRNQQGEILPANQIGNVIIQAQSLNLGYYPKNTEKQNYFSVDDLGFLDDKSHLHIVGRSSNKIISGGENIYPQEIESAIRATQMVTDVCVIGIPDQHWGQVLTAIYVPDHGKTSPSEISDLLKQQLSKFKIPKYWIPQPNLPYNPQGKINRQCLQTIALEFMQHQIT from the coding sequence ATGAAAACACCCTTAGCCTATCTAGAAAATTTGAGCGATCGCCATTGGCTAATTGGTGGTGATAGTAGTCAATTTCAGCAAATAGCTGAAGAATTATATTTAGAATTACGCCAGTTATCAACATCTAGAACCCCACCGAAAATCATCTTAGCTGAACGCGAGCCAACACGATTTTTAGCCAGTTTCATAGCAGCTTGCGCCGCCAATTGTCCAGTATTTCTCTGTAACCCAGATTGGGGAATACAAGAATGGCAACAAGTTTTAAATTTAGTCAAACCAGATATAATCTTGGGGACAATCAACGCAAAATTACCCATCGACGATTCCCCTTCTCCTATTCCCCAAACTATCATGATTCCCACAGGTGGCTCGTCAGGACAAATTAAATTTGCCATTCATACTTGGGAAACACTGATGGCTTCTGTCCAAGGATTTACCACATATTTTCAGCTTCAAGAAGTCAATTCTTTTTGTGTATTGCCATTTTACCATGTCAGTGGTTTAATGCAATTTATGCGATCGTTCACCACAGACGGCAAACTAGCTATTTCACCATTTAAAACCTTAGAATCCGGTCAAATTCCCAATCTTGAACCACAAGAATTTTTTCTATCTTTAGTACCAACCCAATTACAACGCCTCTTCCAAAAACCAGAATTAATTCAGTGGTTATCTGAATTTAAAACTGTACTGTTAGGTGGGGCGCCAGCTTGGGATGAACTGTTAGATAAAGCGAGATTTTATCGGATCCAGTTAGCACCAACTTATGGAATGACAGAAACCGCTTCTCAAATTGCCACCCTCAAACCTGATGACTTTCTTAGTGGTATAATTAGCGCTGGGCAAATTCTCCCCCATGCTCAAGTCACAATTCGCAATCAACAAGGCGAAATTTTGCCTGCAAATCAAATAGGCAATGTTATTATTCAAGCTCAATCTTTGAATCTTGGCTACTATCCAAAAAACACAGAAAAACAAAATTATTTCTCAGTAGATGACCTAGGTTTTTTAGATGATAAATCTCATTTACATATTGTGGGACGGAGTAGTAATAAAATCATTAGCGGGGGCGAAAATATCTATCCCCAAGAAATTGAATCAGCTATTAGAGCAACTCAAATGGTGACAGATGTTTGTGTAATTGGTATTCCTGATCAACACTGGGGACAAGTATTAACAGCTATTTATGTCCCAGATCATGGGAAAACTTCCCCATCAGAAATTTCCGATTTACTCAAACAGCAACTCAGCAAATTTAAAATCCCTAAATATTGGATTCCTCAGCCAAACTTACCATATAATCCCCAAGGTAAAATTAACCGCCAGTGCTTACAAACAATAGCTTTAGAATTTATGCAACATCAAATCACATAA